In one Armatimonadota bacterium genomic region, the following are encoded:
- a CDS encoding DUF1501 domain-containing protein gives MSDNDALRELTRRHFFRACGYGLGTIGLSAILNDKLFAADPTSAKKPHFAPKAKSVIFLFMAGAPSQLDLFDHKPKLQQHNMQPCPEEILKNERFAFIKGVPKLLGSPYKFAKHGKSGQEISELLPFLPEIADDIAIVRSMQTDQFNHAPAQIFLNTGHGIPGRPSMGSWLTYGLGRESADLPGFIVLISGQNRPDGGHACWSSGFLPTVHQGVEFRSKGDPVLFVSNPNGMSGEMRRASLDALNEINRQKHRQTLDPEIETRISAYELAYRMQSSVPELMDISKEPQTILEMYGAEPGKATFANNCLLARRLVQKGVRCVQLYHRGWDHHGTGTGDDIVNRLPQLCRETDKAAVALVKDLKAHGLLDETLVIWGGEFGRTPMNEERDGSKFLGRDHHPKAFSLWLAGGGIKPGITIGATDELGYNVTEDPIHVHDLHATILHQLGLDHRKLTYKFQGREFRLTDVHGHVVEKLI, from the coding sequence ATGAGCGACAACGACGCCCTAAGAGAACTCACCAGACGCCACTTTTTCAGAGCCTGCGGATACGGTCTCGGCACGATCGGCCTTAGCGCGATCCTAAACGACAAACTGTTCGCCGCCGATCCCACATCTGCAAAAAAGCCGCATTTCGCCCCAAAGGCCAAGAGCGTCATCTTCCTCTTCATGGCCGGAGCGCCGTCGCAACTCGACCTTTTCGACCACAAGCCCAAGCTCCAACAGCACAACATGCAGCCCTGTCCGGAGGAGATTCTTAAGAACGAACGCTTTGCCTTTATCAAAGGCGTGCCAAAACTCCTCGGTTCCCCTTACAAATTCGCAAAGCACGGCAAATCGGGACAAGAGATCAGCGAACTCCTGCCCTTCCTGCCCGAAATCGCCGACGACATCGCAATAGTAAGGTCAATGCAGACCGACCAGTTCAACCATGCGCCCGCACAAATCTTTCTCAATACCGGCCATGGCATCCCGGGCCGACCCAGCATGGGCTCTTGGCTTACCTATGGCCTTGGCAGGGAGAGCGCCGACCTGCCCGGATTCATCGTGCTCATTTCTGGTCAAAACAGACCTGACGGCGGCCACGCCTGCTGGAGCTCTGGCTTCCTGCCGACAGTCCATCAAGGCGTCGAATTTCGATCCAAGGGCGATCCTGTGCTATTCGTTTCCAACCCCAATGGCATGAGCGGAGAGATGCGTCGAGCCTCTCTTGACGCGCTCAACGAGATCAATCGCCAAAAGCATCGCCAAACCCTCGACCCAGAAATCGAAACCCGAATCTCAGCTTACGAACTCGCCTACCGAATGCAATCCAGCGTGCCCGAACTGATGGACATCTCCAAAGAGCCTCAGACAATTCTCGAAATGTACGGAGCCGAGCCGGGCAAGGCCACCTTCGCCAACAACTGCCTGCTGGCCCGCCGCCTCGTCCAAAAAGGAGTCCGCTGCGTGCAGCTTTACCATCGCGGATGGGATCACCACGGAACCGGCACGGGCGACGACATCGTCAATCGTTTGCCGCAACTCTGCCGCGAAACCGACAAAGCCGCCGTCGCCCTGGTCAAGGATCTGAAGGCGCACGGATTGCTGGACGAAACCTTGGTCATCTGGGGCGGCGAGTTTGGCCGAACGCCGATGAACGAAGAGAGAGACGGATCGAAATTTCTAGGCCGCGATCATCATCCGAAGGCCTTTAGCCTTTGGCTGGCGGGAGGCGGCATCAAGCCCGGCATCACGATCGGCGCCACGGACGAACTCGGATACAACGTAACCGAAGACCCGATCCATGTGCACGACCTCCACGCCACCATCCTCCATCAATTGGGCCTAGATCATCGCAAGCTGACTTACAAGTTTCAAGGTCGCGAGTTCCGGCTGACCGACGTCCATGGCCATGTGGTAGAGAAACTGATTTAG
- a CDS encoding bifunctional oligoribonuclease/PAP phosphatase NrnA — MASKVSSPKDLPFAEARQLVDSADTILIVTHLRPDGDALGSALGLYHSLVAMGKRPPAVLCQDPAPEIYQFLPGAELVQTEPLPLEDWDLAIVCDMSQLNRCGPHENVVRKANKKLLIDHHVPGEEFGDVRLVDADEAATAVLAFRWLKATGMPMPPETRQCLLTGIVTDTFSFKFSNTTPESLRVAAELVDMGTDIRLINEEVFETRSYVSVRLLGATLSTVETTEDGKIAWAVVPIDVFHALGANDGHTEGIINYVRSIRGVEAAFLIRQVAPDKVKASLRSNTADMAKVAGTFGGGGHVNAAGCTVGLAPEEAIAALIDEIRKWMAS; from the coding sequence ATGGCTTCGAAGGTCTCTTCGCCCAAAGATTTGCCGTTTGCAGAGGCTCGGCAGTTAGTCGATTCAGCCGATACGATTCTGATTGTAACTCACCTTCGCCCTGACGGCGATGCGCTTGGGAGCGCGCTAGGGCTTTATCATTCTTTGGTGGCGATGGGAAAACGCCCGCCGGCCGTATTGTGCCAGGATCCTGCGCCGGAGATTTATCAGTTTTTGCCTGGCGCCGAGCTCGTGCAGACGGAGCCGCTGCCCTTGGAGGATTGGGACTTGGCGATTGTTTGCGACATGAGCCAGCTGAATCGGTGCGGTCCGCACGAGAACGTTGTCCGCAAGGCGAACAAGAAGCTGTTGATCGACCATCACGTGCCGGGAGAGGAGTTTGGAGATGTGCGGTTGGTGGACGCGGACGAAGCGGCGACTGCGGTCCTAGCGTTTCGATGGTTGAAGGCGACGGGGATGCCGATGCCGCCCGAGACGCGCCAATGTTTGCTGACCGGGATTGTAACGGACACCTTCTCGTTCAAATTTTCGAACACGACTCCCGAATCTTTGCGGGTTGCGGCGGAATTGGTTGACATGGGCACCGATATTCGCCTAATCAATGAAGAGGTGTTTGAGACGCGGTCGTACGTTTCGGTGCGTTTGTTGGGCGCGACGCTATCGACTGTGGAGACGACCGAAGATGGAAAGATCGCGTGGGCCGTGGTACCGATCGATGTATTTCATGCGCTTGGGGCGAACGATGGGCATACGGAGGGGATCATCAACTACGTTCGGTCGATTAGAGGGGTGGAGGCGGCGTTTTTGATCAGGCAAGTGGCGCCGGATAAGGTGAAGGCGAGTTTGAGGAGCAATACGGCAGATATGGCGAAGGTGGCAGGCACGTTTGGCGGAGGCGGGCATGTCAATGCGGCCGGTTGCACGGTCGGCTTGGCTCCGGAGGAGGCGATTGCGGCCCTGATCGACGAGATTCGGAAATGGATGGCGTCTTAG
- a CDS encoding bifunctional riboflavin kinase/FAD synthetase — protein sequence MNVFYGFEGIASLPGSVVAIGVFDGVHLGHQALIRRAVERARALELSAVVITFDAHPLEVLRPEEAPKYLCSLGARLERIGQLGVDHAVVVKFDQAFARLEAEEFVETCLRGRLSAQVVVCGSDFRFGARRTGDIETIKKVGIEVDVVEDLGLSECARVSSSAIRRLVAQGSVDEARRQLGWPVEWIGTVVRGAGNGRKLGWPTANLVAAGRLQTPGDGVYAGEAMVDGVLYKAAISVGHRPMFPDQPPTVEAFLLNFDDANLYGRAMVVRFYERLRDQMKFGDLDELRAQIGRDVDAVRAL from the coding sequence ATGAACGTGTTTTATGGATTTGAGGGCATAGCGTCTTTGCCCGGTTCTGTGGTTGCGATCGGCGTCTTTGATGGAGTGCATTTAGGGCATCAAGCATTGATTAGGCGGGCGGTCGAGCGGGCGCGGGCATTGGAGTTGTCGGCGGTCGTGATCACTTTTGACGCGCATCCGTTGGAGGTGTTGCGCCCCGAAGAGGCGCCGAAGTATTTGTGCTCGTTGGGGGCGCGGTTGGAGCGGATCGGGCAGCTAGGGGTCGACCATGCGGTGGTAGTGAAGTTCGATCAAGCGTTTGCGAGGCTTGAGGCGGAGGAGTTTGTCGAGACTTGTCTGCGAGGCCGATTGTCGGCGCAGGTCGTTGTTTGCGGATCGGACTTTCGGTTTGGCGCAAGGCGAACTGGGGACATTGAGACGATCAAGAAGGTTGGAATTGAGGTCGATGTGGTGGAGGATTTGGGGCTATCGGAGTGCGCGCGAGTGAGTTCGTCCGCCATTCGCCGATTAGTAGCGCAGGGATCGGTCGATGAGGCGCGGCGGCAATTGGGCTGGCCAGTGGAATGGATAGGAACTGTAGTTCGGGGTGCGGGCAATGGTCGGAAGTTAGGCTGGCCGACGGCGAATCTGGTCGCGGCCGGACGTTTGCAAACGCCTGGCGATGGAGTTTATGCGGGCGAGGCCATGGTGGATGGAGTTCTTTATAAGGCCGCCATCAGTGTGGGGCATCGACCGATGTTTCCTGATCAGCCGCCGACGGTAGAGGCTTTTTTGTTGAACTTTGATGATGCAAACTTATATGGACGTGCGATGGTCGTGCGCTTTTACGAGCGATTGCGCGACCAAATGAAGTTTGGCGATTTGGACGAGTTGAGGGCTCAGATCGGTCGCGATGTCGATGCCGTTCGTGCGCTTTAG
- the truB gene encoding tRNA pseudouridine(55) synthase TruB, whose protein sequence is MDGVLVFDKPSGMTSHDAVDEVRKQYGQKEVGHAGTLDPMATGILLICLGKATRLTPYLHLLDKKYEATILLGQATTTDDAEGDVVLESDASGLTEEEIACALSRFVGKIDQTPPQFSAVQVGGKRMYDLAREGKVEELSPRKVEVRSVEVIHIELGSRVCVRVRIVCGTGVYIRSIARDLGAALGVGGHLTSLRRTRIGRFCCADGSVVSALDAVGHLMRWKPDSVTLNRLLKGQYCTVEQPLWRPGSFVAVESEGGRLALVARWLPPLVRPVRVIEG, encoded by the coding sequence ATGGATGGCGTCTTAGTTTTCGATAAGCCGTCCGGCATGACGTCTCACGATGCAGTCGATGAGGTGCGGAAGCAGTATGGTCAGAAGGAAGTGGGCCATGCGGGCACCTTGGACCCGATGGCGACCGGAATCTTGCTGATTTGTCTGGGCAAGGCGACGAGGCTGACGCCATATTTGCATCTTTTGGACAAAAAGTATGAGGCGACGATTCTGTTGGGGCAGGCGACGACGACCGATGACGCCGAGGGCGACGTGGTTTTGGAATCGGACGCATCGGGCTTGACCGAGGAAGAGATCGCTTGCGCTTTGTCGAGATTTGTGGGGAAGATCGATCAGACGCCGCCGCAGTTTTCGGCGGTGCAAGTGGGCGGTAAACGGATGTACGATCTGGCACGGGAAGGGAAAGTCGAAGAGCTGTCCCCAAGAAAAGTAGAGGTTCGTTCCGTTGAAGTTATACATATCGAGCTTGGATCTAGGGTTTGTGTTCGGGTTAGGATCGTATGCGGCACAGGGGTGTATATTCGATCTATCGCTAGAGATTTGGGGGCGGCATTGGGCGTTGGTGGACATTTGACCAGTTTGCGGAGAACTCGGATCGGCAGGTTCTGCTGTGCGGACGGTTCTGTTGTCTCTGCGTTGGATGCGGTCGGGCATTTGATGCGGTGGAAACCGGATTCGGTTACCTTGAATCGGTTATTGAAGGGGCAGTATTGCACGGTCGAACAGCCGTTGTGGCGTCCGGGGTCGTTTGTGGCTGTCGAGAGCGAAGGGGGCAGGTTGGCGTTGGTCGCGCGGTGGCTGCCGCCTTTGGTGCGTCCTGTCCGGGTGATCGAAGGATGA
- a CDS encoding PQQ-dependent sugar dehydrogenase translates to MKAILIALCSASLAIAQTIYDPDITVETAAIGGLNQPIAMEFLRNDSPIDMFIAERTTGKVKFFRNGAYVRDVLDLTVNSTGERGLLGMARAPDFETTGHLYVYYCYAIADGAAWVENRVERYRYDGTNLVEPTIILAIPSDPLQTITDRHQSGPILFGPDGKLYGMIGDMHRGRLHNPRLEQNTDASAVAGTGGIYRLNPDGTTPSDNPFVFHPDPWIKKLIAYGVRNTFGLTFDPRTGQFWMTDNGPDKYDEVNPVNFGFNSGWLKIMGPDARNATYMENNNTAFNASDLVMLPGAYYSDPEFNWLFPIGVTSILFPDSARYDDIMRNSVLIAGSNGPGRIYRFPLNSPRTGFELFGALADKVADNDAERLVHLYGDFLGTPVDFDLGPDGYWYKTSLSGGRVWRIRPTVPPTVINGETNLANFRDNPAGTPLNLTLMAGTTTIANLSCDVGAFGRFSVRAPHTGSFTVVAKADRWLSVKTAGVTLTTGGFAYLRLDFPYNGDVNGDNAIDDSDLSAVLTEFGAPPTGTLGLTDLDGNGIVDDADLAIVLENFGRIGED, encoded by the coding sequence ATGAAGGCCATTTTGATCGCGCTCTGTTCCGCCAGCCTTGCCATCGCCCAAACGATCTACGACCCCGACATCACAGTAGAAACCGCGGCGATCGGCGGACTCAACCAACCCATCGCCATGGAGTTCCTGCGCAACGATAGCCCGATCGATATGTTCATCGCCGAACGAACGACGGGCAAGGTGAAGTTTTTTCGAAACGGCGCCTACGTCCGCGACGTGCTCGATCTTACGGTCAATTCCACCGGCGAGCGCGGACTATTGGGCATGGCGCGCGCGCCCGATTTCGAGACCACCGGACACCTCTACGTCTACTATTGCTACGCCATCGCCGACGGCGCGGCATGGGTCGAAAACCGAGTCGAGCGATATCGATACGACGGTACAAACCTGGTCGAACCGACCATCATCCTCGCCATCCCCAGCGATCCGCTCCAAACGATCACCGACCGACACCAAAGCGGGCCGATTCTCTTTGGGCCGGACGGCAAACTCTACGGCATGATCGGAGACATGCATCGAGGCCGATTGCACAACCCGCGACTGGAGCAGAACACCGACGCCAGCGCCGTTGCCGGCACCGGAGGCATCTATCGCCTCAATCCGGACGGCACAACGCCCAGCGACAACCCGTTCGTCTTCCACCCCGACCCATGGATAAAAAAACTGATCGCCTATGGGGTCCGAAACACCTTCGGCTTGACCTTCGACCCGCGCACGGGACAATTTTGGATGACCGACAACGGCCCCGACAAGTACGACGAGGTCAATCCCGTCAATTTCGGCTTCAACAGCGGCTGGCTCAAGATCATGGGGCCAGACGCCCGCAACGCGACCTATATGGAGAACAACAACACCGCCTTCAACGCCTCGGATCTGGTCATGCTGCCCGGAGCCTACTACAGCGACCCAGAGTTCAACTGGCTTTTCCCCATCGGCGTAACCAGCATTCTATTTCCCGATTCCGCTCGATACGACGACATCATGCGGAACAGCGTTTTGATCGCCGGTAGCAACGGACCGGGCAGAATCTATCGCTTTCCGCTCAATTCGCCCCGGACGGGCTTCGAACTTTTCGGCGCCTTGGCCGACAAGGTAGCCGACAACGACGCCGAACGCTTGGTTCACTTGTACGGCGATTTCTTGGGCACGCCGGTCGATTTCGACCTCGGGCCAGACGGCTACTGGTACAAAACCTCGCTGTCTGGCGGGCGCGTCTGGCGCATCCGACCCACCGTGCCCCCGACCGTGATCAACGGCGAGACTAATCTGGCCAATTTCCGCGATAATCCTGCCGGAACGCCGCTCAATCTAACTTTGATGGCCGGAACGACCACTATTGCGAATCTATCCTGCGATGTGGGCGCGTTTGGCCGATTCTCCGTCCGAGCGCCGCACACCGGATCGTTTACCGTCGTGGCCAAGGCCGACCGTTGGCTAAGCGTCAAGACCGCTGGCGTAACGCTGACGACAGGCGGATTCGCTTATCTCCGACTCGACTTTCCGTATAACGGCGACGTAAACGGCGACAACGCGATCGACGACTCTGACCTGAGCGCCGTCTTAACCGAGTTTGGCGCTCCACCTACCGGCACTCTCGGTCTCACCGATCTGGACGGCAACGGCATCGTCGACGATGCCGATCTGGCGATAGTATTGGAGAACTTCGGTCGGATAGGCGAAGACTAA